The genomic window TGGCAACCGTCGGCCGATGACACCATAAAGTTTAACCTGGATGGTGCTTTCTCACCGGGTAATTCCTTCAGCGGATGGGGCGTACTGGCTCGGGACGGCTCTGGAGCTGTCCTCATTGCCCGAGCAGGCCGGCAAGATCAGGTTTTTGATGCCTTCGGTTCTGAAGTCAATGCTTTGGCGGCGGCGGTGACCACAGCGACTGATATGGGAGTTGTCCGGGCCACCTTTGAGACGGACTCTGAGTTGCTGGCCGAGGCAATGGATGCCCATCAAGTAGATTTTTCACCGTATGCAGCAATTATTGAAGATACAAAGTTCCAGCTAAAGTTGTGGTTTTTCAAATGGAGTGTAACTGCTTGTAGACGAACTATGAGTACGGTTGCTCATGAGTTAGCACAAATTGGTTGTAATTGCCCACCGAACATGTCTGTCGAGTGGGATACTATTGTACCGCCCAAAGTGGCTTCTTGCGTGTCGGGCATATGACCGAACATCGTTGATCTATAAAGCTTTgctttctctcaaaaaaaaaagagaaactcCTGATATTAATTAGATTGAAATGCATGtaaaaaaagtttgaaaatgctcTTTGGTGTCTTTATATTGTTATATTATTAAAAAGTTAAAATCACCATCGTTTTCTCCTCCATGATGTTTTGTTGCCCCATCTGCCAACGTGGACTGTTCTTTTTTCTTGCTCCTTGCCGGTGGCTGTGTCGGCGAGACGTCGGCGGGCGGACGGACACGTAGTGGGAGAGAAAAAACAATGCGGCCAGGGCCATTGTGTGGGGCACACAGCCAACGACTCTGCACCCCGCCTTCCGACGCGGACGCGAGCGCCAAACCGGAGATGAGCCTGGCACGCGTTGGGGAACGGCTGTGTACGCGCGGGACCCCGGTGACGACGCGCAGCTGATTCCTTTCCTTCCCCGAGGGAGCGGCAACGGCCGACCCAAACGAACCCCGCGTTGGGGCGCGAGATTAGACAAAGCAAACCCGGACCATAAGCTACACCAGAACGAACATAACCCCAGAATGGACACGCACTAGGTGCTCGCTCTCGgctcttcccttctctcttccaccGGTACGGTGCCTAACCCCTCCTCCTTTCTCTCCCCCAGATGCGAacaccccgccgcctcctcctcataACCCGCCCGACCGCCGTGCCGCCTCCTCTCGCGTTCCTTCCGGGTCCCTCCCCCCTCCAACCGAGCCTGATTTCTCCGTTGTTGGTCGGCCTGGGGAGGAGACTCCGCCGAGGTTGGGTGGGATTtctcggtttgtatttgagccggcggTGCGTTGATGTTTGATGCTGCTGCCCGATGGAGGGGGTAGGGAGAGAGCACGATAGCTCCGTGGCGCTGCCCGTGGAGGATTTCGGCGCCGCCAAGGTCAGGCCAATCCAATTCTCCCCCCCTCCCCCTCTTGTTTTGTTACAGTATCTGTTTTTTTAGATTGTTGTCAGCATATGCCCAAACTGGAATCAGCTCATGTACACCTCGATTTTTTTTCATCTGCGACTGCCATGGATCAATTATTTGACTTCTATCCTCCGTTTCGTGCCATTAACTCTTTCAAATGCAGGATACAACCAGCGTGAGCACAAAGCCTACAAGAAGGTATCCGCTCGCGTCATGGGTTGCCATATTGGCCCTGGCCACCCTTGTAGGTGTATACATATTCTCCTTATCTCTGAAGCAAAATGGGATGCTTTTCGGGCTCAGGCAGACCAACATGATAGAGAAAGAACGGGAGCAACCTTGCCACCACCCCGGAATTCCAGAGACCGAGATCCCTTTGGTGCACTTCCCCACACCCAATACTTATAGTAGGTATGGAGATAGATAGATACACTTGGGCATCTGATTTTGCGTTTTAAGGCTGGTGAGTAACTTATTCTTCTGTTTGTTTCTTTGTTAGGAAAGAATGTGCATGCACACCAGTTAGATTCTTTGCTATCTTGTCGATGCAGAGGTCGGGAAGTGGATGGTTTGAAACCTTGTTGAATAGCCACGAGAATATTAGCTCCAATGGAGAGATTTTCTCTGTCAAAGACAGGCGTAGCAATGTCACGGCCATCACACAAACACTCGATAAATTGTACAATCTCGACTGGGTCAGCAGTGCCGCTAAAAATGAGTGCACGGCTGCTGTGGGGTTGAAATGGATGCTCAATCAGGTAATCTTTTGCCATTAGTTTACTGTTAGATTAGTTATTCCACTAAGGTGAAAATAAATAGATAAGACTTGCTCGTCAAATTAAATTTTGAAGAACGTCATTTTGTTGCTGAATTATATGTCCTGTAAATAGCTGTGTGACCCTTAACTTTGGGGAGATCACCCTGAAGAATGGTCGGTCAGCGTTTGGAGCACTGCAGCAGTATCATACACTATCTGATATTTGAGAAGTAATGAATGTAATCATAGTTGATGCACTGCTCCATAACCATTGCAAactttctctttaaaacatattcataaCATAAGAAGTCAGCTTGCCAGAAAGTGTTAACGATACCATGATTTCATGGAAATAACCTGCGAAAATACCATAACCATCGTAATGATAAGGGCAGCCAAGTACTAAAACCTCTTCTTCTCGCCATTGCAATACTTTTCCCCCATTTTTAATCTTGTATGTTTGAATTATCAGCCTTGTTTAGATTAGCTACCTATTAAATGTGTCCATTCCACAAAAGGGGGCCCCATTCATTTTTTTACCAAAAACTGTAGGGTAGGCCCTTGTATATAATTTTTCTATTTATATGGTGTACACAAAATGTATACCTTATACGCTGAAGATGCACAATATAGCCCTCACATAAGAAGCTGTACACTAGAGGCAAGAACATGGTGTGTGGGTGGGTCGGGGGGAGGGTATAAAACCCCTGGGTATATATTCTCACTTAAACAGATATGATAATTTATCTCAATGCTCTCTTTGTACTTTTGTCTTTGAGGAGATCTAAGATTCGTTGTAAATCGTTTTTCCTTTGATTTGTTCACAAGAATTATTTTCTGTACTATAATTATTTAATGTGGTGCATCTCTTCCAATAATGTTAGCTGGCCTGATTTACTTGTTTTGATACGATTTGTTTTGTGGAATTACAGGGTCTGATGAAACATCATCAAGAGATAGCTGAATATTTCAACCGAAGGGGTGTGTCTTTAATTTTCCTTTTAAGAAGAAACCTTCTGCAGCGATATGTCTCCATATTGGCAAACGATTATGATAGAAATACGAAGCAACTAAGTGGAACTCACAAAGCTCATGTGCATCACAGAGGCCAGGTTCACCTTTTTTCCCCTTGATCTTACTCACAGCCCACAGTGTGATAAATTTTATTTTATGTCTGCAACTTTTGGTATCACAAATCAAGGATTACCCCCTACATCTTAGCGCACCTTTAACTACTGTATCTTCTGTACTATTGTGGATGTGCCGCAAAATAAAAAAGTCCTCCATTTTTCCTCTCTGCAGGCTGATGTTCTTGCTCAGTATAAGCCAACAATAGACACAAAATCGTTGATTGCTGAACTAAAGAGGTCTGATAAGTTGGCAGCTGATGGTTTAGTGAGTTTCAAGAAGATCCGGAGTATTGTTCTGTACTACGAGGATGTGGTCAGCAATCGCACTGTGAGGCCCCTTGCACTATATTCATGTTTGGGAATTAATCAACATTTATTTCTCTTGATAACATCTATTTTGCTTTCTTTCAGAAGCTCACAGATGTGCTGGATTTTCTGAAATTGCCAAAGATGAAGCTATCCAGTCGGCATGTGAAAATCCATACTAAACGATTGCGTGATCATATTGATAATTGGACTGATGTTTCTAATACTTTGAATGGGACTCAATACGAGAGCTTCTTGAACGGCCGAAGATGACCAGATTAGCTAGGTGTAAATAATGTTGTAGTGAGTTTCATTCTTTTGGCCCCTTCTTTCGCCCCTGCCATAGCTAGCAGAGTAAGCCAAAGTTGGCACTTGTGTCCATTATGTGCTAATCCAAAGGGCTCATTTGGTTTCCATTTGACGTCCTAACATATATATAAATTAGCTGATTAAATTAATAGCTACCATACAAAGTTTTTTAATTTAGATAAAAGGCTTTTTTTGCTCAGTTTAAGCTTGTAGTCTCCAGGACATGGATCGCAAAGTAGAGCATACAAAGTTATGATCATCTTACACCAAAAACCTCTTCCTTAGATCAGAGTATATAAATGGTTGATGATTACATTTTGTTTAGGACTATTCATTATTACTGTATGACAATGTTTAGGTATCACTTCACTATTCATTATCATAATCATTTTGTTTAGGTATCACGTCACTATTCATTATTTGACTCACAAAGCTCATGCGCTGTAGATTTGACGGCTGTAACTGATAAATGGGGAAACATAGTCCAAGAACCTATTGATGATCTAAGGTAGTTAATTCATTTTGGGATATTAGATGTTCATGATTTCAGGACATAAGATGGGAAAATACACCGTTATGATTTCCAAGTACATACTTAAGTACTATTCGAAGTTATTTGAGTGCTCAGTTTAGTGTCAGAACTTGATATACTGCAATGACTATTAATCCAACATTGCATAGGTGCTGATGCCTAATTTTGCTTTAGCTGTGATTTGTTTGTGAATTTAGAACAGGAGATAGAAATTCTATTTAAATCCATCTAATCTATTTACTTTGTTCCCTAATTTCATTCCAGAAAATCCTGAGGAAAATAATTGGGTTCCCACCTAGCTGAAACAATATGCTGATGGTTCTAGAAAAAACCCTCGTCTCTTTtattccaaaaataaaataaagataagAAAAATATTCTAGGAATTGAGAGTTTGAGACATGGAATATTAATGATGTGAGGTGCTTTAAAATATATCTCCTGTTAGCAGAacctttttttttctgttactttcaatgatgatcaccacacttcaaAATAACTGCTGAGCGGACGTAACCTTCATTCTGATTTGTGACTTCAAAATATTACCAGATAACAGAACCTTCCTAGTTTCTGTTGTTACTTGTCAACAATGACCACCACAATCTAAAATTTCTGCTGAGCTGAAGCAATCTTCATTCTAGTATGTGCTATTATTCAAAATAGCACTAGTCCCTTTTGCTCAGATGTGCAAGTGATAAAGAAAATAGTAATGTACTAATTTCATTCTATAATACAGAACCCCCGGTAAGTTCAATAAGCAGCCTAGCTTCCTATCGACCTTCAATGGTAACGGTCGCACTGTTGAATATGCTGCTGTCTGGTTTACTTGATGACGTCTCTGTTTCCATTTGAATTCTTCTAGCTGCAAAACCAGGCTGCTTAGGAGTTGGCAATGTGGCAGTATCTGTAGCAGCTAACATCATAAGCACTTGGGACATCAATGGACGATCATCTGGGTTCTCTTGCACACACAGGAGCCCCACTCTGGTGCATTTGAGTACTTGATCTGAGTTGAACGAGCCATTCATGGTTTCATCTGCTAATTCTACGCCTTTCCCTTCGTTCCATAAGCTCCATGCCTGCACAATGAAAAACGTGACCAAGTTATTTTGAAATTTAACTGAGAAACACAGGCTGTATGTGTTGGATGACTATATTCTCACATGTCCTAGAAGATTTAGGTGATTTGAGTAGGAATACACCCCTCTGTTTCTTCTACCACTTATTATTTCCAGCAGTAATACTCCAAAACTAAATACATCTGATTTGACTGAGAAGACTCCATCCATTGCATACTCTGGAGCCATGTAGCCACTACAGAATAGCCACATCAACATGATTAATGTTGGGAAACTCATTTGTATAATCAAAGATTGTTTTCCCAGTTATCATACTTACTATGTGCCAACGACTTTACACGTATTGATTTCTGTCTCTTCACTGCCAAACATTCTTGCCATGCCAAAGTCAGAAATTTTGGGAGTCATCTCCTTGTCTAGAAGAACATTACTTGCCTTCATGTCTCTATGGATGATTCTGTATCTTGAGTCCTGGTGGAGATACAGTAATCCTCGAGCAATGCCTTCTATGATAGAGTATCGCACTTGCCAATCAAGTTGGATACTGTTGGATTTTTCTGCTGAAATATGCAAACACATGTTGGTAATTTTGTCAGCCAATATTTGAGGTCATAAAGTGAAAGGTTGAGAGGTTACCAAATAGGAAGTAATCCAGGCTCTTATTTTCCATATATTCATAGATAAGTAGCCTTTCTTGTCCACTAATGCTATAGCCAAGAAGCCGGACAAGGTTCCGGTGCTGGAGTTTAGCTATTAACATAACCTCATTCTTGAACTCATCGAGACCCTGTACGGATGTTTTTGAGAGTGTCTTGACAGCTATTTCCTGTCCATCCTCAAGCTTACCCTGTAATTTTGAAGGAGATACTTTCGAACTTCAGCAGACCAGAGTTTTCAAATTGCCATAGTTATTTAGAATGATTTTGTTGTACCTTTTGAATTAATTTTTGTTCTTGATGTTGCTTATTGTTTCATCCATATGCACTGTATAGATTTGCCATATATAAAGTGCTAACCTTATACACCGGTCCAAAGCCACCCTCGCCGAGTTTGTTATCGATGGAGAAACCATCAGTGGCAGCTGCGATTGTCCCCAGATCAAATATCGGCAGTTCCAAGTCATCATTGTGACTACTTCCATCATACTGGCGGGGAGTGCTGCGTGAACCGCCGCTCCATTTACTAGATCCTGGAGACATAAGAATCAGAATAACATTCAGAAACGTCATGTATTAGTTCAGTTGGAAGTCTATTGGATCTGGATGCTACCTGTttttcttgccttcttcttccctctTGTCCAGAAGAAAACACCAGCGAGCGCTAAAAGGAATGCCAGCGCGGAGATGCAGGCGACGACTGCGATTATCACGTGTTTCTTCTTGGATTTACTTGTTATACCTGTGTGGTAAACCATAAACGGTTAGTTTGGGGATGCATATGTCTTAAGACACGTTCATCTGGAATTTTGGAGGAACAGATGTTTTTATGAGTATCCCAAAGATGTCATATGCAAAAATGTCGCACGTCTTGCTTCAACAACTGAGGCCTGAGTATGAGCTTCAGATACCCAAGAACTCTGTCGCTACACGTGGGCTAAGTTTGCAATTGCAAATGAGTAAAGTGAAGTGATGCCTGACCGGGCTCCTGCTGCTGCTTTTGGATATTTGGTTGTCTAGCTTTTGCTACTGTACTTATTGAATCCTGACCACGTTTTGTGGTTTGTGGTTGTGGTGGcccctgcccctgccccgtccTACCCAAAAACGCTGCTGCAGCTGCTGGCTGAATTTTTGATTAATAACCTGTCTAACGGGAGCTGGGTGTTGGACTCGGACACCTATGGTGATTTGATCTCCAACAGATTTGTTGTGGCTATGtaagtatgtactccctccgtttcaaaatagttgactcaattttgtactaactctagtactcccttcgtttctttttactccgcgtataagttttggtcaaagtcaaactacacaaaatttgatcaaatttatattaaaaaaatatgaacatctacaatacttaaactatataatatgaaaatacatttcatggtgcatctgaaaaTGTTGATTTCCTGTTGTGAATGTTGATAATTTTTAATATA from Triticum aestivum cultivar Chinese Spring chromosome 3B, IWGSC CS RefSeq v2.1, whole genome shotgun sequence includes these protein-coding regions:
- the LOC123071026 gene encoding nodulation protein H — its product is MEGVGREHDSSVALPVEDFGAAKDTTSVSTKPTRRYPLASWVAILALATLVGVYIFSLSLKQNGMLFGLRQTNMIEKEREQPCHHPGIPETEIPLVHFPTPNTYSRKECACTPVRFFAILSMQRSGSGWFETLLNSHENISSNGEIFSVKDRRSNVTAITQTLDKLYNLDWVSSAAKNECTAAVGLKWMLNQGLMKHHQEIAEYFNRRGVSLIFLLRRNLLQRYVSILANDYDRNTKQLSGTHKAHVHHRGQADVLAQYKPTIDTKSLIAELKRSDKLAADGLVSFKKIRSIVLYYEDVVSNRTKLTDVLDFLKLPKMKLSSRHVKIHTKRLRDHIDNWTDVSNTLNGTQYESFLNGRR